The proteins below are encoded in one region of Brassica napus cultivar Da-Ae chromosome A6, Da-Ae, whole genome shotgun sequence:
- the LOC106389434 gene encoding probable transcription factor At1g11510, producing the protein MSGKRFNPLEDPPSASSSDEDDQVKTTSLARNSSSEEETDDESSLKSAPEKHQASDSESGSDEKNPGTKDSAVVKKNHDSKKVKPLTKKRSLSERDGAASKEAKKTYFQRVWSEEDEIAVLQGLIDYRNHTGASPYDDTNAFYLSVKKSISFDVSKIQVIKKIWGLKTKYENNLGKGELTFSKPHDLKAFDLSKFVWGADGAALDSAVKSNGKSKKSSKSKVEPEKVALDSANGKSKKSSKSSSKKVEPEKQELASSSSPNGKSCEEEAMTNKGEASSVVEVDAFDKSVLVKALARFGVDDLSAQRGWSRLALEDKKRFEEEWKVLQLRELEFYSKKSGFIHEVITKMAESFPPNP; encoded by the coding sequence ATGTCAGGGAAACGTTTCAATCCGTTGGAAGACCCGCCGAGTGCATCATCTAGCGACGAAGATGACCAAGTAAAGACGACTTCACTCGCACGAAACTCTTCTTCGGAAGAAGAAACTGATGATGAGTCATCCTTGAAGTCTGCTCCGGAGAAGCATCAAGCTTCCGATTCCGAATCTGGGTCTGATGAGAAGAATCCAGGAACGAAGGATTCAGCTGTGGTGAAGAAGAATCATGATTCCAAAAAGGTGAAACCTTTAACAAAGAAGCGTTCTTTgagtgagagagatggagcagCCTCGAAGGAGGCCAAGAAGACCTATTTCCAGCGAGTTTGGAGTGAGGAAGATGAGATTGCTGTTTTACAAGGTCTTATTGATTACAGAAACCATACCGGGGCCAGTCCTTATGATGACACAAACGCGTTTTATCTGTCTGTGAAGAAATCTATTAGCTTTGATGTTAGTAAAATCCAAGTCATAAAGAAGATTTGGGGTTTGAAGACTAAGTATGAGAACAATCTTGGCAAAGGGGAGCTGACATTTTCTAAACCTCATGATCTCAAGGCCTTTGATTTGTCCAAGTTTGTTTGGGGAGCTGATGGGGCGGCTTTGGATTCAGCTGTCAAGTCCAATGGGAAGTCCAAGAAGAGCAGTAAGTCTAAAGTCGAGCCCGAGAAGGTGGCTTTGGATTCAGCTAATGGGAAGTCGAAGAAGAGCAGTAAGTCGTCGTCGAAGAAGGTTGAGCCTGAGAAGCAAGAgctagcttcttcttcttcgcccaATGGTAAAAGCTGTGAAGAAGAGGCGATGACTAATAAAGGAGAAGCATCGAGTGTTGTGGAAGTGGATGCGTTTGATAAGTCTGTTCTTGTTAAGGCACTAGCGCGTTTTGGTGTGGATGATCTTTCTGCTCAGCGAGGTTGGAGTAGGCTTGCCTTAGAGGATAAGAAGAGATTCGAGGAGGAGTGGAAAGTGTTGCAGCTTAGGGAGCTTGAGTTTTATTCCAAGAAGAGTGGTTTCATTCATGAGGTGATTACAAAGATGGCTGAATCATTTCCACCAAACCCTTAA
- the LOC106389435 gene encoding protein DESIGUAL 3-like isoform X1, producing the protein MNKKEMESELGFLVSVLIICADITAAVLGIEAEIAQSKQQQHHHARQQHSRHTGCPRSPSSGAFAEGVAAMVLLSIVHVTANVLGGCTYIRSKQDFTRATANKILAVALLVISWIFFAVSYSTLMLATLANSRSNRFCSLPHRWLFLIGGIFCLGHGLVTSGYYVSAIAAKKEDKENVQPANTSSA; encoded by the exons atgaATAAGAAAGAGATGGAAAGCGAACTTGGCTTCTTGGTTTCTGTTCTCATCATATGTGCAGACATTACAGCTGCAGTCCTCGGGATAGAAGCTGAGATTGCTCAGAGCAAG CAGCAGCAACATCATCATGCTCGTCAACAACATTCAAGACATACAGGATGTCCAAGAAGCCCAAGCTCTGGAGCTTTTGCTGAGGGAGTAGCTGCAATGGTGCTACTGTCTATCGTCCATGTCACAGCCAATGTGCTTGGAGGCTGCACGTACATTCGCTCTAAGCAAGATTTCACGAGAGCAACGGCCAACAAGATTCTCGCAGTAGCTCTCCTTGTTATCTCCTG GATCTTCTTTGCTGTCAGCTACTCAACGCTGATGTTAGCAACATTGGCCAACTCGAGATCGAATAGATTCTGCAGCTTGCCTCATCGTTGGCTCTTTCTTATTGGAGGCATATTTTGTCTCGGACATGGACTGGTGACTTCAGGATACTATGTTTCAGCCATTGCTGCTAAGAAAGAAGACAAAGAGAATGTGCAGCCAGCAAATACAAGCAGCGCATAA
- the LOC106401342 gene encoding multiple organellar RNA editing factor 9, chloroplastic, producing the protein MASFTTTSSVLVPKTVLPVSHPTRSPTLSSGIRLTGKWNPLLQSISSRRAAIVKAATVDSDYSSRRSSSNEQRETIMLPGCDYNHWLIVMEFPKDPAPTREQMIDTYLNTLATVLGSMEEAKKNMYAFSTTTYTGFQCTIDEETSEKFKGLPGVLWVLPDSYIDVKNKDYGGDKYINGEIIPCTYPTYQPKQRNNSKYQSKRYERKRDGPPPPEQQRKPRQAPPPASDSS; encoded by the exons ATGGCTTCCTTCACTACAACTTCTTCCGTGCTTGTCCCCAAAACGGTACTTCCCGTAAGCCACCCGACACGCTCTCCTACACTCTCCTCCGGTATCCGCCTTACCGGAAAATGGAATCCTCTGCTCCAAAGCATCTCCTCGCGTCGGGCTGCGATTGTCAAGGCTGCGACGGTGGATTCGGATTACTCGTCGAGAAGGAGCAGCAGCAACGAGCAGAGGGAGACGATAATGCTTCCAGGGTGCGATTACAATCACTGGCTGATTGTGATGGAGTTCCCCAAGGATCCAGCGCCAACGAGAGAGCAGATGATTGATACTTACCTCAACACTCTCGCTACTGTTCTTGGAAG CATGGAAGAGGCAAAGAAGAATATGTATGCATTCAGTACCACCACTTATACTGGATTCCAATGCACCATTGACGAAGAAACATCTGAGAAGTTCAAGG GTTTGCCTGGAGTTCTCTGGGTTTTGCCTGACTCCTACATAGATGTCAAGAACAAGGACTATGGAG GCGACAAGTACATCAATGGAGAGATAATCCCATGCACATACCCAACCTACCAACCAAAGCAGCGCAATAACTCCAAGTATCAAAGTAAGAGGTACGAACGAAAAAGAGACGGTCCACCACCTCCTGAGCAGCAGAGGAAACCAAGACAAGCACCACCACCCGCTTCTGATTCCTCTTGA
- the LOC106385883 gene encoding probable xyloglucan endotransglucosylase/hydrolase protein 8: MEKRYSSMAAVLFFVAALMVSSSITAVPTQSFEENFNIMWSENHFTTSEDGQIWNLALDNDTGCGFQTKHMYRFGWFSMKLKLVGGDSAGVVTAYYMCSENGAGPERDEIDFEFLGNRTGEPYIIQTNVFKNGTGNREMRHSLWFDPTKDYHTYSILWNNHQLVFFVDRVPIRVYKNSDKVPNNDFFPNQKPMYLFSSIWNADDWATRGGLEKTDWKKAPFVSSYKDFAVEGCRWKDPFPACVSTTTENWWDQYDAWHLSKTQKMDYAWVQRNLVVYDYCQDRERFPKMPWECSISPWA, translated from the exons ATGGAGAAGAGATATTCTTCCATGGCGGCTGTGCTCTTCTTCGTGGCGGCTCTAATGGTGTCTTCCTCAATCACAGCAGTACCGACACAGTCGTTCGAAGAAAACTTCAATATAAtgtggtctgaaaaccacttcaCGACTTCCGAGGATGGACAGATCTGGAATCTCGCCTTAGACAACGATACCG GATGTGGATTTCAGACAAAGCACATGTACAGATTCGGATGGTTCAGTATGAAGCTAAAGCTCGTCGGCGGCGACTCAGCCGGCGTCGTCACCGCTTACTAC ATGTGTTCGGAGAATGGAGCCGGACCGGAGAGAGACGAGATAGATTTCGAATTTCTAGGGAACCGAACCGGAGAACCGTACATCATTCAGACCAATGTGTTTAAGAACGGAACCGGGAATCGCGAGATGCGACATTCCCTCTGGTTCGACCCAACCAAGGACTACCACACCTACTCAATTCTTTGGAATAACCACCAGCTCGT GTTTTTCGTGGATAGAGTACCGATTCGAGTGTACAAAAACAGCGACAAGGTACCAAACAACGATTTCTTCCCGAACCAGAAGCCGATGTACTTGTTTTCCAGCATCTGGAACGCCGACGACTGGGCGACACGTGGCGGTCTCGAGAAGACCGACTGGAAAAAAGCTCCGTTCGTCTCTTCCTACAAGGACTTCGCCGTTGAAGGCTGCCGTTGGAAGGATCCGTTCCCTGCTTGTGTCTCCACCACAACGGAGAACTGGTGGGACCAGTACGACGCATGGCACTTGTCAAAGACACAGAAGATGGACTATGCGTGGGTGCAACGTAACCTTGTCGTATACGATTATTGTCAGGACCGTGAGAGATTCCCTAAAATGCCTTGGGAGTGTTCCATTAGCCCTTGGGCTTAA
- the LOC106389436 gene encoding uncharacterized protein LOC106389436: protein MSKKKAAGSTMTLKDFHGGSIPSDLALPSAPGVVPKVTTDRAFVDRAPWGGRPDQRTRPSSSHTLRNFDDKSLFLPHTANIGRNFSEDERRPLDGHSAPRRMVSDDVFRVANSRLEVKADSGLTGRHGGWSAAAGTVDGGSSVSGTNPNVWAARKEVPVVVANDEVGRSSWNTQPPVSNLVHSSAIEQVSSGRWQTKLLVPSQMGFDVVKHSEMESRGYKGNSHVVNQGDGTHGTYVERGLVAEDGIQGGRKFAREYEKLPGPTYLDAKEVKAVPHPNYSDVRPAGHFVQPTAPSEAVERPKLNLLPRTKPIESVEKPVIDGKLENGVSNLIQREIGYVAQKNMNVSKPGLSADEIPNKPVERPKLNLKPVAQLLEKPEVKTEKERNAVFGGARPRELVLKERGIDETEHHKLEQQLERTVLNPIERVPVPEHAVQRPVSSPRELRTRKFDQKDVRNVSEVARSETQRRNWRDNDVKNPRQQPQAQEKTRHPSPETWRKPVPQKPESPDGTGHRPGKAASPLELAQAYSDTKSGTGSSSFNMSRNNQTQQPFSRLVGSTTTKPKHINGY, encoded by the exons atgtcgAAGAAGAAAGCTGCTGGTAGCACCATGACGCTCAAGGACTTCCACGGCGGCTCGATTCCATCTGATCTCGCTCTCCCTTCCGCTCCTGGAGT GGTTCCGAAGGTTACAACGGATCGAGCTTTTGTTGATAGAGCGCCTTGGGGAGGTAGGCCGGATCAGAGGACAAGGCCGAGCTCGTCTCATACTTTGAGAAACTTTGATGATAAATCACTTTTTCTTCCTCACACTGCCAATATTGGACGTAATTTCAGCGAGGATGAACGGAGGCCTCTTGATGGTCACTCTGCTCCTCGTAGGATGGTTAGTGATGATGTTTTTAGAGTTGCTAACAGCCGCTTGGAGGTGAAAGCTGACTCGGGTTTAACTGGGAGGCACGGTGGTTGGTCAGCTGCGGCTGGAACTGTTGACGGTGGGAGCTCAGTTTCAGGAACTAATCCTAATGTTTGGGCTGCGAGGAAGGAGGTCCCTGTGGTGGTGGCTAATGATGAGGTGGGGCGGTCTTCTTGGAACACGCAGCCACCTGTTTCTAATTTGGTTCATTCGAGTGCGATTGAGCAAGTGTCTTCAGGGAGGTGGCAGACTAAGCTTTTGGTTCCTTCTCAGATGGGTTTTGATGTTGTTAAGCATTCGGAGATGGAGAGCAGAGGTTACAAGGGTAATAGCCATGTGGTTAATCAAGGGGATGGGACGCATGGAACATATGTAGAACGTGGCTTGGTCGCTGAAGATGGGATTCAGGGTGGGAGGAAGTTTGCTCGTGAGTATGAGAAGCTCCCTGGGCCAACTTATTTGGACGCAAAGGAAGTGAAAGCTGTACCTCATCCAAATTATTCTGACGTTAGGCCTGCTGGGCATTTTGTGCAACCAACTGCACCTTCTGAAGCTGTGGAACGACCTAAGCTGAACCTGCTACCTCGGACAAAACCTATTGAAAGCGTTGAGAAGCCTGTGATTGATGGAAAACTG GAAAATGGTGTTTCAAATCTTATTCAACGTGAAATTGGTTATGTGGCACAGAAAAATATGAACGTTTCAAAACCTGGGTTGTCTGCAGATGAGATTCCTAACAAGCCGGTCGAGCGCCCCAAGTTGAATCTGAAGCCTGTGGCACAGTTGCTTGAGAAACCAGAAGTTAAGACTGAAAAGGAGAG AAACGCAGTTTTTGGCGGTGCCAGACCACGAGAGCTG GTGTTGAAGGAGCGAGGCATTGATGAGACCGAGCATCACAAATTGGAGCAACAGTTAGAAAG GACGGTCCTCAATCCCATCGAAAGAGTTCCAGTTCCAGAGCACGCAGTCCAAAGACCAGTGAGTTCTCCTCGTGAGCTGAGAACGAGGAAATTCGACCAAAAGGACGTGAGAAATGTAAGCGAAGTAGCCAGATCCGAAACCCAGAGGCGAAACTGGCGTGATAATGATGTCAAGAACCCAAGACAGCAACCGCAGGCTCAGGAGAAGACGAGGCATCCATCACCAGAGACATGGCGAAAACCCGTTCCCCAGAAACCGGAGTCACCAGACGGAACAGGACACCGTCCCGGGAAAGCAGCCTCTCCTCTTGAGCTAGCTCAAGCCTACTCTGACACTAAATCCGGAACAGGAAGCAGCAGTTTTAACATGAGCCGCAACAACCAAACGCAGCAACCGTTCTCACGGTTGGTAGGATCGACAACAACGAAACCAAAGCATATTAATGGCTACTGA
- the LOC106449027 gene encoding DNA-directed RNA polymerases I, II, and III subunit RPABC5 produces the protein MIIPVRCFTCGKVIGNKWDAYLDLLQLDYTEGDALDALNLVRYCCRRMLMTHVDLIEKLLNYNTLEKSDNS, from the exons ATGATCATCCCTGTTCGCTGCTTTACCTGtggaaag GTGATTGGAAACAAGTGGGATGCGTATCTTGATCTTCTCCAGCTCGACTACACTGAAGG GGACGCACTTGATGCGCTCAACTTAGTTAGGTACTGCTGCAGGCGTATGCTCATGACTCATGTTGATCTGATTGAGAAGCTTCTCAACTACAACA CTCTGGAAAAATCAGACAACTCTTAA
- the LOC106389432 gene encoding uncharacterized protein LOC106389432, with protein sequence MRGVWLYLKKSLSCCDAQKPSDGNDPEKNLIQEMKNPSGVSNLRNEFVAYGDEGAMQNPSFRSSRSLESAKFINTMRFEGSGGASSSDLLSGRYSSERFDVIGSDICGFGALSCRLCRQRVRDLYAFETHYLTNHSVTRLLEGDFSRTTVELICNRGYSHKLGKTKGSNVSAILKVQNLQRVVAEFENYRELVKIRATKLSKKHSRCVADGNEFLGFHGTTLSCSLGLSSNSGSSNLCFSDQCGVCQILRHGFASKTRQDGIKGVLTASACSAALEGIEMERGRSRGGVKAVVLCRVIAGRVHKPMKKFEDPNGFSEFDSLALKVGPNAILEELYLLSTKALLPCFVIIFKPRNNTS encoded by the exons ATGCGTGGAGTTTGGCTTTATCTCAAGAAGTCCCTTAGCTGCTGCGATGCTCAGAAGCCAAGCGACGGTAATGATCCAGAGAAGAACCTAATCCAGGAGATGAAGAATCCATCGGGAGTGTCCAATCTGAGGAATGAGTTTGTCGCTTATGGAGATGAGGGAGCTATGCAGAATCCAAGCTTCCGTAGCTCACGGTCTCTGGAGAGCGCCAAGTTTATAAACACCATGAGATTCGAGGGCAGTGGGGGAGCATCTTCTTCTGATTTGCTTTCAGGTCGTTACTCTTCTGAGAGGTTTGATGTTATTGGCTCTGACATCTGCGGTTTTGGAGCTCTCTCTTGTAGATTATGTCGCCAGAGAGTCAGAGATCTTTATGCGTTTGAGACTCATTATCTTACTAATCACTCTG tCACTAGACTTTTAGAAGGAGACTTCTCGAGAACAACTGTAGAGTTGATCTGCAACAGAGGctactctcacaagcttggcaAGACGAAAGGGAGCAACGTTTCAGCTATTTTGAAAGTCCAGAACCTTCAGAGAGTCGTCGCGGAGTTTGAGAACTACAGAGAGCTCGTGAAAATAAGAGCAACCAAGCTTTCGAAGAAACACTCTCGCTGTGTGGCTGATGGGAACGAGTTTCTTGGGTTCCACGGTACAACTCTTTCTTGCTCCCTCGGTTTGAGCAGCAACAGCGGCTCTTCAAACCTCTGTTTCTCGGATCAGTGTGGAGTTTGTCAGATTTTAAGACACGGGTTCGCTTCTAAAACGAGACAAGATGGGATTAAAGGAGTTCTCACAGCGTCAGCTTGCTCTGCGGCTCTTGAAGGGATCGAAATGGAACGAGGAAGAAGCAGAGGTGGAGTGAAAGCTGTTGTGCTGTGTAGAGTGATCGCAGGGAGGGTTCATAAACCTATGAAGAAGTTTGAAGATCCTAATGGTTTTTCTGAGTTTGATTCATTGGCGTTGAAAGTGGGACCAAATGCTATACTTGAAGAGCTTTATTTATTGAGTACTAAAGCTCTGTTGCCTTGCTTTGTTATAATCTTTAAGCCTCGAAACAACACCtcataa
- the LOC106389435 gene encoding protein DESIGUAL 3-like isoform X2 gives MNKKEMESELGFLVSVLIICADITAAVLGIEAEIAQSKQQHHHARQQHSRHTGCPRSPSSGAFAEGVAAMVLLSIVHVTANVLGGCTYIRSKQDFTRATANKILAVALLVISWIFFAVSYSTLMLATLANSRSNRFCSLPHRWLFLIGGIFCLGHGLVTSGYYVSAIAAKKEDKENVQPANTSSA, from the exons atgaATAAGAAAGAGATGGAAAGCGAACTTGGCTTCTTGGTTTCTGTTCTCATCATATGTGCAGACATTACAGCTGCAGTCCTCGGGATAGAAGCTGAGATTGCTCAGAGCAAG CAGCAACATCATCATGCTCGTCAACAACATTCAAGACATACAGGATGTCCAAGAAGCCCAAGCTCTGGAGCTTTTGCTGAGGGAGTAGCTGCAATGGTGCTACTGTCTATCGTCCATGTCACAGCCAATGTGCTTGGAGGCTGCACGTACATTCGCTCTAAGCAAGATTTCACGAGAGCAACGGCCAACAAGATTCTCGCAGTAGCTCTCCTTGTTATCTCCTG GATCTTCTTTGCTGTCAGCTACTCAACGCTGATGTTAGCAACATTGGCCAACTCGAGATCGAATAGATTCTGCAGCTTGCCTCATCGTTGGCTCTTTCTTATTGGAGGCATATTTTGTCTCGGACATGGACTGGTGACTTCAGGATACTATGTTTCAGCCATTGCTGCTAAGAAAGAAGACAAAGAGAATGTGCAGCCAGCAAATACAAGCAGCGCATAA
- the LOC106444947 gene encoding uncharacterized protein LOC106444947, with translation MANYYEHYQIPYDSNQVNSLYDHNYYDNNQLQQFGFEPMSYNSNDTMSYNSGYYDNWNGSSEYETTSASVAYSVYTMSEPKHLFYDPNVYTTYESPPQFSIYRSVQGFNEPEFEEYDPTPYGGGYDIAATYGKPLPPSVKICYPPSTSTQGNPPSPPEVIAPVPLGVYDGGEKKVVKKRVTFSEPLEEARPLETTKEDDHQEEEEDDEEWEEDEDEEEEEEDDSSSYVTTKPESVDTGEVKPVYVHQEEEEKEDSSSYGTTTKPDAEDKGEVKAVYVPSGYGLEATDMCELIFGGYFPCVLRNKRLQEDRKRAAEVSCWESNDSDPWKTTSDYLFGDSYPYGYENHQLERSQFEISSYGY, from the coding sequence ATGGCCAACTACTATGAGCATTACCAGATCCCATACGATTCCAATCAGGTTAATAGTCTCTATGATCATAACTATTACGATAACAATCAACTGCAGCAGTTTGGTTTCGAGCCAATGAGTTATAACAGTAATGATACAATGAGTTATAATAGTGGTTATTATGATAATTGGAATGGATCATCTGAGTATGAGACAACCTCTGCATCTGTTGCTTACTCTGTCTACACCATGTCTGAGCCTAAGCACTTGTTTTATGATCCGAATGTCTACACGACCTACGAGTCTCCTCCTCAGTTTAGCATCTATCGCTCTGTTCAAGGCTTCAACGAGCCGGAGTTCGAGGAGTACGATCCGACGCCGTACGGTGGTGGCTACGATATCGCTGCAACGTACGGGAAACCTCTTCCTCCATCGGTGAAAATATGTTACCCTCCTTCAACATCTACTCAGGGAAACCCTCCTTCTCCTCCAGAGGTTATAGCTCCTGTTCCTCTTGGTGTTTACGATGGTGGTGAAAAGAAAGTTGTTAAGAAACGTGTAACGTTCTCTGAACCTTTAGAGGAAGCTAGACCATTGGAAACCACTAAAGAAGATGAtcatcaagaagaagaggaagatgatgaagaatgggaagaagatgaggatgaagaggaagaagaagaagatgacagtTCAAGCTATGTAACTACTAAACCTGAAAGTGTAGATACAGGAGAAGTGAAACCTGTGTATGTTCAtcaggaagaagaggaaaaagaagatAGTTCAAGCTATGGAACTACTACTAAACCTGATGCTGAAGATAAAGGAGAAGTGAAAGCTGTGTATGTTCCGTCAGGTTACGGCTTAGAAGCGACGGATATGTGCGAGTTGATATTCGGAGGCTATTTTCCTTGTGTCTTACGTAACAAAAGACTCCAGGAGGATCGAAAACGTGCGGCTGAAGTTTCGTGCTGGGAGAGTAATGATTCTGATCCGTGGAAGACGACTTCAGACTACCTTTTCGGGGATTCGTATCCGTATGGTTATGAGAATCATCAACTCGAAAGAAGTCAGTTTGAGATATCCTCTTATGGTTATTAA
- the BNAA06G07190D gene encoding uncharacterized protein BNAA06G07190D encodes MKSRSRNLATLSLMIITVLSWMKIVAGQEALIGKKVLPLCHRECMPICMKVTEATQEICDGACQAGCVQLQGRGTGLSATDQGVDMVIA; translated from the coding sequence ATGAAGAGTCGGAGCAGAAACTTAGCCACCCTGAGTTTGATGATAATTACGGTTTTGTCATGGATGAAGATCGTGGCTGGGCAGGAAGCATTAATAGGAAAAAAAGTATTGCCGTTGTGCCACAGAGAATGTATGCCAATATGCATGAAAGTGACCGAAGCAACTCAAGAAATTTGTGATGGTGCATGCCAAGCGGGTTGTGTGCAGCTTCAAGGTAGAGGCACCGGACTTTCAGCCACTGATCAAGGAGTCGATATGGTCATTgcttag